ACCGTCGCGCCGTCGATCTGCGGCGGGGTCACCAGCGGGCGGCCCTTGGCGGTGATGCGCCAGATGCGCCCGTGCGTATGGTCACGGCGGGGATCACGGAAATCGACTTCGCCGTGGTTGATGATCGGGTTGTACCAGTCGGCGATGTAGATCGCGCCGTCGGGGCCCATCTTGATGTCGACGGGACGGAAGGCGACATGATTGGTGCGGATCAGGTCGGGGGCTTGGCGGGAGATGTATCCGGAGCCCGAGTCGGAGAGAACGAAGCGATTGACGCGGTGACCGCGGAAGTCATTGGTGAGGAGGTTGCCTTGCCAGTCATCGGGCAGATGACGGCCGGAAAGGATCTCGAGGCCGCACTGTTTGGGTTGTCCGGGGTTCAGACCGTGCATGATGCGGGTCACGTCTTTGGCGGTTGGAAACGCTTCGCCGGGAAAAACGTAGTTGACGCCTTCGCCATTGGCGCCGTCGGTGGCGAAGGACTGGCCCCATCGATCGACGAAGTGGCCCCACGGATTGATGAACCCGCGGGCGTAGACGTCGAGCTTGAGCGAATGCGGTTCGAAGCGCCAGATGCCGCCTGCTCCAAGTCGGCGCGGGCCCCACGGGGTTTCGACGTGGCTGTGAATGTAGATCGACTGATTGAAGTAGAGGCGACCGTCGGGGAGCCAGCGGAAGGTATGAATGATGTGATGCGTGTCTTCGGTGCCGAAGCCGCTGAGGACGACGCGCTGCGTGTCGGCCCGGCCGTCGCCATCGGTATCGACGAGGTGGAGCATCTCAGTGGAGTTGGCGACGTAGGCGCCGCCGTCGCCGGGGATGACGGCGGTAGGGACGAGCAGATTGCTGGTGAAGACGGTGCTCTTGTCCGCCTTGCCGTCGTGATCCGTGTCTTCGAGGACGACGATCTTGTCATCGGGCGTTTCGCCGGGCGCGATCATCGGATACAGACTTGCACAGGCGACCCAGAGCCGGCCTTTCTCGTCCCAGTTCATCTGCGTCGGGTTGACGATCATCGGGTCCGACGCGAAGAGACTGATCTCGAAACCGTCGGCGATTTGAAGTTCGGCCATCTCCTTCATCGGGTCGGGGTCGGGGACGCCGTCGATGGCGAAGATTGGCTGGACGAACAGAAGTAGTGCTAAGCCGCAAGCGGCGAGGAGGGCTTTCATCAGTGGGACTCCTTCGCGCGAAGGTCTGCGATCTGTTTGTCCTTCTGGTCGATGAGCGGATCGAACTGGGGAATCTCGACGGCGTTGCGACCCTGCTCGTGTTTGCGGAAGCCGAACAGATAGGTCGTGTTGGCGGGACGGTAGCGGTGAAAATAGAAATCGTTCTTTTCGATGATGAGCTTGCGGAGATCGTCATGCTTGGCGAAGTCGATCGGCGGCGTACCCGGCACGAGCGCGGCGGCAATAACATGCGCGGCACGCTGATAGCCGCTATCGGTCAGATGAATCTCGTTGTAAGTCAACGGGGGCTGCGACTTGTCGGCGTTGAGCAACGGGCCGATCAGGTCGACGTAGGTCAGATGTCGCGCCTCGGCGATTTCACGGAGGCGCTGGGCGTACATTTCGACGTTTTGTTGCTGTCGGGTCATGTCCGGCAGCGGCGGGCCGAGCGTCTCGACGGGCAGCGGGGAAAGCAGGACGAGGCGCGGCGTGACGGCGGTCATGTCGTCGAGCATGTGATTCAACTGATCGGTGAACGCCTGCAAGCCGGCCGCGCCGGCGTAGCTTTCATTGGCGCCATACGAGACGATGATGACGCTGGGTTTGAGGCGTTTGAGTTCGTTGATGAGGTTGTTGTAGCCGTCGATGGGCGGGCCGAAGTATGAGCGGGACTCGCCCCAGACGGTATCGCCGGACCATCCCAGGTTGCGAAAGCGGACATTGCGATCGGGATGGGCCAGTGTCAGGGCGGTTTCGATGTATCCCTTCTTGCCTTCGCGTTCGATGAAGGCGGAGCCGACAAGGGCGACGAGGTCGCCGTCCTTGAGGTCGGCGGGCTGAGCGCCGGCGGGTCGGCATGGGACAAAGGATGTAAAGAGGATCAGAGCAAGGAGGATGCGTCTCATGCGGTTCCTTTTCGTGCGTGGCGGGTCGGACGATGGAATGAGCGCCTCGGCGTGTGGTGAGCCGATCAGACATGATAAGGGGCCCACGGGCGATTGCCCAGCCCCGACAATGTCCGACTGGCCAAAGGGGCGGTCGGCGGGTAACGTGTTAGGGGTTGGCAAGGCAATGCGAGTGCGACGTTCATGACGCATGAAGCGAAGGTAACACGCAAGTACGATGTGTGGTCCAAGTTCTACGACCACACGTTCGGCAAGCTCGTGGAGCAGCGCGTGATGCGTGCGATCCGCGAGCTTCGCCCCGCGCCGGGCGAACGCGTGTTGGATATGGGCATCGGCACGGGCATGACGCTCGAACATTATCCGAATCACGTGCGGATCGTCGGCGTGGACATGAGCGCGGGCATGCTCCGGCAGGCCGCCCAGAAAGTTGAGCGACGCGGATTGACCAACGTCGAACTGGTGCAGGCCGACGCCTTGCGGACGCCCTTCGCCGACGCCAGCTTCGACCATATTCTCATCACGCACGTCATCAGCGTCGTACACGACCCGATCGGCCTGCTGCACGAAGCGGCCCGGCTCGTCAAACCCGGCGGCCGCGTCGTCCTGCTCAATCATTTTCAATCGACTCGACGCCTCGTCGCCGTCGCCGAGAAGGCCATCAACCCCTTGTGCATGCAGCTGGGTTGGCGGAGCGATCTGGCCTTAAGCGATCTTTTGGGCCGAACTCAGCTTCAGATGCAATATCAATTCAAGCTCAGCGCCGTCGATCTTTGGCGCATCGTCGTGCTCAGCCACGGCGTCGCCGACGAAGCGCCTGCACAAAACCTCGCCGCCTTCGCCTGCCAGCAGTCGGCGTAACGTGCGGGGATCAGGAGTCGGGGGTCAGGGATCGGTCGGAAGCGTGCACCAATCCGCTTGCTCCTGTGTCGCGGACAACTTATCATCGACGCAGTTATGGGTCGCGACCGATCATGGACGATGGGGCCTGGCATGACCGCACGTTTGGGTTTGAACAATCGACGCATACCGACTTCGCTTCTGGCCGCGCTGACGGCGATGCTCTGTCTCGGCGCCGCCGCTTCGCTCCGCGCCGCGGATAAACCCGCGCAAGTGCCGCCCGGCGAAAGCGGGCGCAACATCGATCACATGATTCAGCACAGCGCGACCGGCCTCATCGCGCCCGGCGCGCCTGTGCCGGCCGACGTCGAACTGGCAGGCAACGGCGTGTCGGCATGGATGGAGGGCCAGTCACACCGCATGCTGCTGACGGGCGATGTGCGCATCGCGATCGGCTCGTATGGGTTCAAAGCGGAGAAGGCCTTCGTCGTCATCACGCCGCGTTCGATCCCCGGCCTCGACGCCCGCGATGTGTCGGTCTACTTGGAGCATGTCACTGAACTGGGCGGGTACGGCCCGATCCAGCAGGAAGCCGGCCGACTGCTCGTGACCGCCACCGTCGTCGGCAAGGTCAAGCTCGAAACCGCCCTGCTCAAGCGCGAGGCGATGAACGGCGACAACCTGGTCGCCGCCGGACTGGCTCGCATCGAGCGCTATCGCAACGCGGTGGCGGCGAACACGAAGCCCATCGAGCCGGGCGATCCGCTCATTTCCGATCAGACGTTCGATCATCGCAAGGAGCGGCGGACGGAGCTGCGCGATGTGAAGCCCGAGACGCTGCCCCCGCCGCTGGTGATCAAGCCCAAGCCGACGACGCCGACGCCCGCACCGGGCGAAGCGATCGTGCCCGCCGCATCGTCGGCGGAAGCGCAGGTCGACTTCCACGCCGGCAAAGTCGTCTACAAGAAGGGCCCTGACGAAGCGTACGTCATCCTCATGGACAACATCGAGGTCATGTACGTCGATCCGAAAACGAACCGGCGGCTGAATCTGACGGCGGACAAGGCCGTGCTCTTCGTCTCGCAGCAGACGGCGGACAATCAGGCGACCAGCGCCCCGGCGTCGCAGATTCGCGGCGTGTATCTCGAAGACAATGTCATCGCCACCGATGGCCAGTACACGCTGCGCGG
The window above is part of the Planctomycetota bacterium genome. Proteins encoded here:
- a CDS encoding methyltransferase domain-containing protein, with translation MTHEAKVTRKYDVWSKFYDHTFGKLVEQRVMRAIRELRPAPGERVLDMGIGTGMTLEHYPNHVRIVGVDMSAGMLRQAAQKVERRGLTNVELVQADALRTPFADASFDHILITHVISVVHDPIGLLHEAARLVKPGGRVVLLNHFQSTRRLVAVAEKAINPLCMQLGWRSDLALSDLLGRTQLQMQYQFKLSAVDLWRIVVLSHGVADEAPAQNLAAFACQQSA